A window of the Corynebacterium minutissimum genome harbors these coding sequences:
- a CDS encoding L,D-transpeptidase yields MSKIRSHSGARSLRRAAAAGLVSVSLLTAPAANAQTAPSFDTLSSDVQSQVDSFLGQTRESAWTSRNDILESLRASNPQAADALRPVIDGAIELIFPGLIEQKNAEIRAAREAEERAHAEQVAREKAAAEEAARKAEAERKAQRFDTGPCPADARICVDRSGHRSWLQDGNGNVTYVAQGVSTGKPGEETPAGTFYINRKIKDEISWEFGDAPMPYAMYFTNNGHAFHEGSPAYQSNGCVRLTHQDAVRYWNDVPMGSKVFIY; encoded by the coding sequence ATGTCTAAAATTCGTTCCCACTCTGGTGCTCGTTCCCTACGCCGAGCAGCCGCAGCGGGCCTCGTGTCCGTCTCTCTTCTGACCGCTCCTGCTGCCAATGCGCAGACTGCCCCATCCTTCGATACTTTGTCCTCCGACGTTCAGTCTCAGGTCGATAGCTTCCTGGGCCAAACGCGGGAGAGCGCATGGACGTCCCGCAACGACATTCTCGAGTCCCTCCGAGCTTCTAACCCGCAGGCAGCCGACGCGCTTCGTCCCGTCATCGACGGTGCCATCGAGCTGATCTTCCCGGGCCTTATCGAGCAGAAGAACGCGGAGATTCGCGCGGCACGCGAAGCTGAAGAGCGCGCTCACGCTGAGCAGGTGGCACGTGAAAAGGCCGCAGCCGAGGAAGCTGCACGTAAAGCTGAAGCCGAGCGCAAGGCCCAGCGCTTCGATACCGGTCCGTGCCCGGCCGATGCCCGCATTTGTGTCGACCGCAGTGGCCACCGTTCCTGGCTGCAGGACGGCAATGGCAACGTCACCTACGTTGCTCAGGGTGTGTCCACCGGTAAGCCGGGCGAGGAGACCCCGGCCGGTACTTTCTACATCAACCGCAAGATCAAGGACGAGATCTCCTGGGAGTTCGGCGACGCTCCGATGCCGTACGCCATGTACTTCACCAACAATGGCCACGCCTTCCACGAAGGTTCCCCGGCTTATCAGTCCAATGGCTGCGTCCGCCTGACCCACCAGGACGCCGTGCGCTACTGGAACGATGTGCCGATGGGCTCCAAGGTCTTCATCTACTAA
- a CDS encoding trimeric intracellular cation channel family protein — MTPLFTVLYVIGIVSEAMTAALSAGRQKMDLFGVIMLGAVTALGGGTIRDMVLGAYPLTWVAEPRFLLAVVAAAVATVYMSFLMHYFRHVFLLLDALGLAVFSVLGAQKALEHGHGLVIAAVAAVLTGVFGGILRDLLSDRIPLVLSAELYASISVLAAFSYAGLMELGLSDEVAGVVTVCLALALRVAAIYFGWSLPVFEYRGAEQPMDPRLRLSARIVRDGARKAKRKAGQAKKNLKHPKRAGYAALSKLGVSKSAKRQHAAQDWELNREWNAND; from the coding sequence ATGACCCCGCTGTTTACTGTGCTGTACGTAATCGGCATCGTCTCCGAGGCGATGACCGCTGCGCTGTCCGCTGGCCGGCAAAAGATGGATCTGTTTGGCGTCATCATGTTGGGCGCAGTCACCGCATTGGGCGGCGGCACGATCCGCGACATGGTGCTGGGCGCCTACCCGTTGACGTGGGTGGCGGAACCGCGCTTCCTCTTGGCCGTGGTGGCCGCCGCCGTCGCCACGGTTTATATGTCCTTCCTAATGCACTATTTCCGGCATGTATTCTTGCTTCTCGACGCCCTGGGCCTTGCGGTATTCAGTGTCCTTGGTGCTCAGAAGGCCTTGGAACATGGCCATGGGTTGGTTATCGCTGCCGTGGCTGCGGTGCTGACCGGTGTCTTTGGCGGTATTTTGCGTGACTTGTTGTCCGACCGTATCCCGCTGGTCTTGTCCGCCGAGCTGTACGCCTCCATTTCTGTTCTTGCAGCCTTTTCTTATGCGGGATTGATGGAGCTGGGGCTCAGCGATGAGGTCGCTGGCGTCGTGACGGTATGCCTAGCGCTGGCGCTGCGCGTGGCTGCGATCTACTTTGGATGGTCGCTGCCGGTGTTTGAATACCGGGGAGCCGAACAACCCATGGACCCGCGCCTGCGCTTGTCTGCCCGCATTGTTCGGGATGGCGCCCGCAAGGCCAAGCGCAAAGCCGGCCAGGCCAAGAAGAATCTAAAGCACCCCAAGCGGGCTGGCTATGCCGCTTTGAGCAAGCTGGGCGTGAGCAAGAGCGCGAAGCGCCAGCACGCGGCCCAGGATTGGGAACTCAATCGCGAGTGGAATGCCAACGACTAG
- a CDS encoding adenylate kinase has product MRYVLLGPPGAGKGTQAALLSEKLGVPHISTGDLFRANIGEGTPLGVEAKSYIDAGKLVPTDVTARMVEDRLNEDDAQDGFLLDGFPRTVEQADILEKLLADKGLKLDGVLNFEVSEDVVVERMLARGRADDTEETIRTRLGVYRDETFPLIEHYGEAIIPIQAEGSVEEINERALTAMGK; this is encoded by the coding sequence ATGCGTTACGTACTCCTTGGCCCTCCCGGTGCCGGCAAGGGCACCCAAGCCGCTCTCCTCAGCGAGAAGCTCGGCGTCCCGCACATCTCCACCGGTGACCTTTTCCGCGCCAACATTGGTGAAGGTACCCCGCTCGGCGTTGAGGCCAAGTCCTACATTGACGCCGGCAAGCTGGTTCCGACGGACGTTACCGCTCGCATGGTGGAGGATCGCCTCAACGAGGATGACGCTCAGGACGGCTTCCTTCTGGATGGGTTCCCGCGCACCGTCGAGCAGGCAGACATCTTGGAGAAGCTGCTCGCCGACAAGGGCCTGAAGCTAGACGGAGTTCTCAACTTCGAGGTGTCCGAGGATGTCGTCGTTGAGCGCATGCTGGCCCGCGGCCGCGCTGACGATACCGAGGAGACCATCCGTACCCGCCTCGGTGTCTACCGCGACGAGACCTTCCCGCTCATCGAGCACTATGGTGAGGCCATCATCCCGATCCAGGCTGAGGGGTCCGTCGAGGAGATCAACGAGCGCGCGCTTACGGCGATGGGCAAGTAA
- the infA gene encoding translation initiation factor IF-1 — protein MAKEGAIEVEGRIVEPLPNAMFRVELDNGHKVLAHISGKMRQHYIRILPEDRVVVELSPYDLTRGRIVYRYK, from the coding sequence ATGGCTAAGGAAGGCGCAATCGAGGTTGAGGGTCGCATCGTCGAACCCCTGCCCAACGCAATGTTCCGCGTCGAGCTCGACAACGGACACAAGGTTCTTGCACACATCTCTGGCAAGATGCGTCAGCACTACATCCGCATCCTCCCGGAGGACCGCGTTGTTGTAGAGCTGTCTCCTTATGACCTGACCCGCGGACGCATCGTCTACCGCTACAAGTAA
- the rpsM gene encoding 30S ribosomal protein S13: protein MARLAGVDLPRNKRMEVALTYIYGIGPSRAKELLEKTGISPDLRTDNLDDDQLSALRDVIEATWKVEGDLRRQVQADIRRKIEIGCYQGIRHRRGLPVRGQRTKTNARTRKGPKKTIAGKKK, encoded by the coding sequence ATGGCACGTCTAGCTGGTGTTGACCTCCCGCGCAACAAGCGCATGGAGGTTGCTCTCACCTACATCTACGGCATTGGACCTTCCCGTGCCAAGGAACTGCTGGAAAAGACCGGCATTTCTCCCGACCTGCGCACCGACAACTTGGATGATGACCAGCTGTCGGCGCTGCGTGACGTTATTGAAGCTACCTGGAAGGTAGAGGGTGACCTCCGCCGTCAGGTTCAGGCTGACATCCGTCGCAAGATTGAAATCGGCTGCTACCAGGGCATCCGCCACCGCCGTGGCCTGCCCGTACGTGGTCAGCGCACCAAGACCAACGCTCGTACGCGTAAGGGTCCGAAGAAGACGATCGCAGGAAAGAAGAAGTAA
- the rpsK gene encoding 30S ribosomal protein S11, translating to MPPKTRSGARRGGRRVVKKNVAAGHAYIKSTFNNTIVSITDPHGAVISWASSGHVGFKGSRKSTPFAAQMAAENAARKAMDHGMKKVDVFVKGPGSGRETAIRSLQAAGLEVNSITDATPQPHNGCRPTKRRKV from the coding sequence ATGCCACCGAAGACTCGTTCCGGCGCGCGCCGTGGTGGTCGTCGCGTCGTAAAGAAGAACGTGGCCGCTGGCCACGCTTACATCAAGTCCACCTTCAACAACACCATCGTGTCCATCACGGACCCGCACGGTGCTGTCATCTCTTGGGCATCCTCCGGCCACGTTGGCTTCAAGGGTTCCCGTAAGTCCACCCCGTTCGCAGCCCAGATGGCCGCTGAGAACGCTGCCCGCAAGGCAATGGACCACGGTATGAAGAAGGTTGACGTATTCGTCAAGGGTCCGGGCTCCGGCCGCGAGACCGCCATCCGTTCCCTGCAGGCAGCAGGCCTCGAGGTTAACTCGATCACGGATGCCACCCCACAGCCGCACAACGGCTGCCGTCCGACCAAGCGCCGCAAGGTTTAA
- the rplQ gene encoding 50S ribosomal protein L17 has protein sequence MPTPKKGARLGGSAKQQAHLLSNLAASLIEHGAIKTTDAKAKVLRPYIEKIITKAKSGTVADRRAVLKLIPHKDVVAHLFDELAPKFENREGGYTRTIKLENRTGDNAPMSQISLVLEETVTSEANRATRAAASRQAEEAKAEEAEAESAEEAKAEATEAEVEETAAEESEEK, from the coding sequence ATGCCAACCCCTAAGAAGGGTGCCCGTCTCGGAGGCTCCGCCAAGCAGCAGGCTCACCTGCTGAGCAACTTGGCAGCTAGCCTGATCGAGCACGGCGCAATCAAGACCACCGATGCCAAGGCGAAGGTTCTTCGTCCGTACATCGAGAAGATCATCACTAAGGCTAAGTCCGGCACCGTTGCTGACCGCCGCGCTGTTCTCAAGCTCATCCCGCACAAGGATGTCGTTGCCCACCTCTTTGACGAGCTGGCACCGAAGTTTGAGAACCGTGAGGGTGGCTACACCCGCACCATCAAGCTGGAGAACCGCACCGGTGACAACGCCCCGATGTCTCAGATCTCCCTCGTTCTCGAGGAGACCGTGACCTCCGAGGCTAACCGCGCTACCCGCGCAGCTGCTTCCAGGCAGGCTGAGGAAGCTAAGGCCGAAGAGGCTGAGGCTGAATCCGCTGAGGAAGCAAAGGCAGAGGCAACCGAGGCAGAGGTCGAGGAGACCGCTGCTGAGGAGTCCGAGGAGAAGTAA
- a CDS encoding DNA-directed RNA polymerase subunit alpha — MLISQRPQLTEEFIDSSRSKFVIEPLEPGFGYTLGNSLRRTLLSSIPGAAVTSIKIDGVLHEFTTINGVKEDVSEIILNIKGLVLSSDSDEPVVMYLSKEGPGEVTAGDIQPPAGVEIHNSDLHIASLNESAKLDMELVVERGRGYVPAAATSGEIGRIPVDQIYSPVLKVSYKVEATRVEQRTDFDKLIIDVETKNSISARDALASAGGTLVELFGLARELNTAAEGIEIGPSPQETEYIAAYSMPIEDLNFSVRSYNCLKRQEIHTVGELAECTESDLLDIRNFGQKSINEVKIKLANLGLALKDTPEDFDPTQLEGYDAETGDFKDPASEDSE, encoded by the coding sequence ATGCTTATTTCCCAGCGTCCTCAGCTCACCGAGGAATTCATCGACTCGTCTCGTTCCAAGTTCGTCATCGAGCCGCTCGAGCCGGGCTTCGGCTACACCCTCGGTAACTCGCTTCGTCGCACGCTGCTGTCCTCCATTCCGGGCGCAGCAGTAACCTCCATCAAGATTGATGGTGTACTCCATGAGTTCACCACTATCAACGGTGTGAAGGAAGACGTTTCCGAGATCATCTTGAACATTAAGGGTCTGGTCCTGTCCTCCGACTCTGATGAGCCGGTGGTCATGTACCTGAGCAAGGAGGGCCCGGGTGAGGTGACTGCAGGTGACATCCAGCCGCCGGCTGGCGTGGAGATCCACAACTCGGATCTGCACATTGCATCCCTGAACGAGTCCGCCAAGCTGGACATGGAACTCGTCGTCGAGCGCGGCCGCGGCTACGTCCCGGCTGCCGCTACCTCTGGGGAAATCGGCCGTATCCCGGTCGACCAGATTTACTCCCCGGTACTCAAGGTCTCTTACAAGGTCGAAGCTACTCGTGTTGAGCAGCGTACTGACTTTGACAAGCTGATCATCGACGTCGAGACCAAGAACTCGATTTCTGCCCGCGACGCCCTGGCTTCTGCCGGCGGCACCCTGGTCGAGCTCTTCGGCCTGGCTCGCGAGCTGAACACCGCCGCTGAGGGCATTGAGATTGGCCCGTCCCCGCAGGAGACGGAGTACATTGCTGCCTACAGCATGCCGATCGAGGATCTGAACTTCTCCGTTCGCTCCTACAACTGCCTGAAGCGTCAGGAGATCCACACCGTTGGTGAGCTCGCCGAGTGCACCGAATCGGACCTGCTGGATATCCGCAACTTCGGTCAGAAGTCGATCAACGAGGTAAAGATCAAGCTGGCTAACCTGGGCCTGGCTCTCAAGGACACCCCTGAGGACTTCGACCCGACCCAGCTCGAAGGTTACGACGCAGAAACCGGTGACTTCAAGGACCCGGCTTCTGAGGATTCCGAGTAA
- the map gene encoding type I methionyl aminopeptidase has product MAFRRRTRTIPARTPGELDAMQAAGEIVGRALQAVRAAAAVGVNTLELDEVAEQAIRDAGAVPTFKGYGGFPGSICASVNEVIVHGIPSSDIVLSDGDLISIDCGATLDGWVGDSAWTFGVGKLSAEAQALSDATEWVLHEGLKAMVPGNRLTDVSAALEQATYAAEDKFGVELYIVDGYGGHGIGREMHEEPYLANEGKAGRGPIIQDGSVLAIEPMLTLGTEDNAVLDDDWTVVTTDGSLAAHWEHTVAATENGPRILTQRYA; this is encoded by the coding sequence ATGGCTTTTCGACGACGCACGAGGACCATACCTGCCCGCACCCCGGGCGAGCTGGATGCTATGCAAGCAGCCGGTGAAATCGTCGGCCGCGCCCTGCAGGCAGTGCGTGCTGCCGCCGCGGTTGGCGTGAACACGCTGGAGCTCGACGAGGTAGCTGAGCAGGCCATTCGTGATGCCGGTGCCGTGCCCACCTTCAAGGGCTACGGCGGCTTTCCAGGTTCTATCTGTGCGTCCGTCAACGAGGTCATTGTCCACGGCATTCCCAGTAGCGATATCGTCCTTAGCGACGGTGACCTCATCTCCATCGATTGCGGCGCCACCCTCGATGGCTGGGTAGGGGATAGCGCGTGGACGTTTGGCGTCGGAAAGCTCAGCGCTGAGGCCCAGGCCCTGTCCGATGCCACCGAATGGGTCCTCCACGAGGGCCTCAAGGCCATGGTTCCGGGCAATCGCCTCACCGATGTCTCTGCTGCCCTCGAGCAAGCCACTTACGCTGCTGAAGACAAATTTGGCGTCGAGCTTTACATCGTCGACGGCTACGGCGGCCATGGAATCGGTCGTGAAATGCACGAAGAACCCTACCTGGCCAATGAAGGCAAAGCCGGTCGCGGCCCTATCATTCAAGACGGATCGGTTCTGGCCATTGAACCGATGCTTACCCTAGGCACGGAAGATAACGCCGTGCTTGACGACGACTGGACGGTCGTTACCACCGACGGTTCCCTCGCCGCCCATTGGGAACACACCGTGGCGGCCACGGAGAATGGTCCCCGAATCCTGACGCAGCGCTACGCTTAG
- the rpsD gene encoding 30S ribosomal protein S4, which translates to MARYTGPATRVSRRLRVDLVGGDMAFERRPYPPGQAGRNRIKESEYLLQLQEKQKAKYTYGVLERQFRRYYAEANRLPGKTGDNLVVLLESRLDNVIYRAGLANTRRQARQLVSHGHFTVNGKKINVPSFQVTQYDIIDVRERSQKMEWFEEAQDRLIDANVPAWLQVVPDTLRILVHQLPERAQIDIPLQEQLIVELYSK; encoded by the coding sequence ATGGCTCGTTATACTGGCCCCGCTACCCGCGTATCCCGCCGTCTGCGCGTCGACCTGGTCGGCGGCGATATGGCATTTGAGCGCCGCCCGTACCCTCCGGGACAGGCTGGCCGCAACCGCATCAAGGAATCTGAGTACCTGCTGCAGCTCCAGGAGAAGCAGAAGGCAAAGTACACCTACGGTGTGCTGGAGCGTCAGTTCCGTCGCTACTACGCTGAGGCTAACCGCCTCCCGGGCAAGACCGGTGACAACCTCGTTGTCCTGCTCGAGTCCCGTCTTGACAACGTGATCTACCGCGCTGGTCTGGCCAACACCCGCCGCCAGGCTCGCCAGCTTGTCTCCCACGGTCACTTCACCGTGAACGGCAAGAAGATCAACGTTCCTTCCTTCCAGGTCACTCAGTACGACATCATCGATGTCCGCGAGCGTTCCCAGAAGATGGAATGGTTCGAAGAGGCCCAGGATCGCCTGATTGACGCCAACGTTCCGGCGTGGCTGCAGGTCGTCCCGGACACCCTGCGCATCCTCGTGCACCAGCTGCCCGAGCGCGCTCAGATCGACATCCCGCTGCAGGAGCAGCTCATCGTCGAGCTTTACTCGAAGTAA